From a region of the Methylocystis hirsuta genome:
- the nuoF gene encoding NADH-quinone oxidoreductase subunit NuoF, with product MLSDADRIFTNLYGLGDRSLAGARKRGQWDNTKALLDKGRDAIINEIKASGLRGRGGAGFSTGLKWSFMPKEIDPKRPHYLVINADESEPGTCKDREIMRNDPHTLIEGALIASYAMGAHACYIYIRGEFIAERVALQKAVDEAYEARLIGKDNIHGYPFDLYVHHGAGAYICGEETALLESLEGKKGMPRLKPPFPANVGLYGCPTTVNNVESIAVAPTILRRGAAWFAGIGRPNNAGTKLFSISGHVNRPCNVEEAMSISFRELIETHCGGVRGGWDNLLAVIPGGSSVRCVPSHEIVDCPMDFDSLVALKSGLGTAAVIVMDKSTDIIRAIARLSYFYKHESCGQCTPCREGTGWMWRVLQRMVEGRAHRREIDMLFDVSKQIEGHTICALGDAAAWPVQGLITHFRDVIEKRIDQYAANPHPDPIRVAAE from the coding sequence ATGCTTTCCGACGCAGATCGTATCTTCACCAATCTTTATGGCCTGGGCGACAGATCGCTTGCCGGCGCGCGAAAGCGCGGCCAGTGGGACAACACCAAGGCGCTGCTCGACAAGGGCCGCGACGCGATCATCAATGAGATCAAGGCGTCAGGTCTGCGCGGGCGCGGCGGCGCCGGGTTTTCGACGGGCCTGAAATGGTCCTTCATGCCCAAGGAAATCGATCCCAAGCGGCCGCATTATCTCGTCATCAACGCCGACGAGTCGGAGCCCGGCACGTGCAAGGATCGCGAGATCATGCGCAACGATCCGCACACGCTGATCGAAGGCGCGCTCATCGCGAGCTACGCCATGGGCGCGCATGCCTGTTACATTTACATCCGCGGCGAGTTCATCGCCGAGCGCGTCGCGCTTCAGAAAGCCGTCGACGAAGCCTATGAGGCGCGGCTGATCGGCAAGGACAACATCCACGGCTATCCGTTCGATCTCTACGTCCATCACGGCGCCGGCGCTTATATCTGCGGCGAGGAGACCGCGCTGCTCGAAAGCCTCGAGGGCAAGAAGGGCATGCCGCGCTTAAAACCGCCGTTCCCGGCCAATGTCGGCCTCTATGGCTGCCCGACGACGGTCAATAACGTCGAGTCGATCGCCGTCGCGCCGACCATCCTGCGCCGCGGCGCCGCCTGGTTCGCCGGCATCGGCAGGCCCAACAACGCCGGCACAAAGCTCTTTTCGATTTCCGGCCACGTCAATCGGCCGTGCAATGTCGAAGAGGCGATGTCGATTTCGTTCCGCGAATTGATCGAGACGCATTGCGGCGGCGTGCGCGGCGGCTGGGACAATCTGCTCGCGGTCATTCCCGGCGGCTCGTCCGTGCGCTGCGTGCCGTCGCATGAGATCGTCGACTGTCCGATGGATTTCGACAGCCTGGTGGCGTTGAAGTCCGGCCTCGGCACGGCGGCGGTGATCGTCATGGACAAATCGACCGACATCATCCGCGCCATCGCGCGCCTCTCTTACTTTTACAAGCACGAAAGCTGCGGCCAGTGCACGCCCTGCCGCGAGGGCACCGGCTGGATGTGGCGCGTTTTGCAACGCATGGTCGAAGGCCGCGCGCACAGACGAGAAATCGACATGCTGTTCGACGTCTCAAAGCAGATCGAAGGCCACACGATCTGCGCGCTTGGCGACGCCGCGGCCTGGCCGGTCCAGGGACTCATTACGCACTTCCGCGATGTGATCGAGAAGCGCATCGATCAATATGCGGCCAATCCGCATCCCGATCCGATCCGCGTGGCGGCCGAGTGA
- the nuoE gene encoding NADH-quinone oxidoreductase subunit NuoE: MSVRRLAEKQTESFEFTPENKAWLEKQIAKYPDGRQASMVVPALWQAQKQHDNWLSQAAIEKVADALGMAKIRVLEIATFYSMFNLEPVGKYFIQLCGTTPCLLAGSDEIIDVLHRRVGPQRRVTDDGLFSWLEVECLGACCNAPMVQINDDYYEDLTAENFEKLLDNLAAGRPVKIGSQIGRVSSEPVGKLTSLTSLYGDGAK, from the coding sequence ATGTCCGTCCGTCGTCTCGCCGAAAAACAGACAGAGAGCTTCGAGTTCACGCCCGAGAACAAGGCGTGGCTCGAGAAGCAGATCGCCAAATATCCCGACGGCCGCCAAGCCTCGATGGTCGTGCCGGCGCTGTGGCAGGCGCAAAAGCAGCATGACAATTGGTTGTCGCAGGCGGCGATCGAAAAAGTCGCGGACGCGCTCGGCATGGCGAAAATCCGCGTGCTCGAGATCGCGACCTTCTATTCGATGTTCAATCTGGAGCCCGTCGGCAAATATTTTATCCAGCTTTGCGGCACGACGCCGTGCCTGCTGGCCGGCTCGGATGAGATCATTGACGTGCTGCATCGCCGGGTGGGTCCTCAGCGCCGCGTGACCGACGACGGGCTGTTTTCCTGGCTCGAGGTCGAATGCCTCGGCGCGTGCTGCAACGCGCCGATGGTGCAGATCAACGACGACTATTACGAGGATCTGACCGCCGAGAATTTCGAGAAGCTTCTCGACAATCTCGCCGCGGGTCGCCCGGTGAAGATCGGCTCGCAAATTGGGCGCGTCTCTTCGGAGCCGGTCGGCAAGCTGACGAGCCTGACGTCGCTTTACGGCGACGGCGCGAAGTAG
- a CDS encoding NADH-quinone oxidoreductase subunit D produces the protein MTDQPASQGLRNFNINFGPQHPAAHGVLRLILELDGEVVERVDPHVGFLHRGTEKLMESRTYLQNVPYFDRLDYCAPMNQEHAFCLAIERLLGVDVPRRGQLIRVLYAEIGRLLSHLLNVTSQAMDVGALTPPLWGYEEREKLMVFYERASGARMHANYFRPGGVARDLPDQLVEDIGAFCDPFLKVVEDLDELFIGNRIFKQRNVDIGVISLEDAWKWGFSGVMVRGSGAAWDLRKAQPYECYEEMEFDIPVGKHGDCYDRAVIRMEEMRQSTSIMKQCVEKLMRAENRGPVMAPNHKITPPSRGEMKRSMEALIHHFKLFTEGFHVPEGEVYAAVEAPKGEFGVYLVSDGGDKPYRCKIRAPGFAHLSAMDFLCKNHMLADVSAILGSLDIVFGEVDR, from the coding sequence ATGACCGACCAACCCGCCTCGCAAGGGCTACGTAACTTCAACATCAACTTCGGACCGCAGCATCCGGCGGCGCATGGCGTGCTGCGCCTGATTCTGGAGTTGGACGGCGAGGTCGTCGAGCGCGTCGATCCGCATGTGGGCTTCCTGCATCGCGGCACCGAGAAGCTGATGGAGTCGCGCACCTATCTGCAGAACGTGCCCTATTTCGATCGACTCGACTATTGCGCGCCGATGAATCAGGAGCACGCGTTCTGCCTCGCCATCGAGCGCCTGCTCGGCGTCGACGTTCCGCGCCGCGGCCAGCTTATTCGCGTGCTTTACGCCGAAATCGGCCGCCTCTTGTCGCATCTGCTCAACGTCACTTCGCAGGCGATGGACGTCGGCGCGCTCACCCCGCCGCTGTGGGGCTATGAAGAGCGCGAAAAGCTGATGGTGTTCTACGAGCGCGCCTCGGGCGCGCGCATGCACGCCAATTATTTCCGGCCCGGCGGCGTCGCGCGCGACCTGCCCGACCAGCTTGTCGAGGATATCGGCGCGTTTTGCGATCCGTTCCTCAAGGTCGTCGAAGATCTCGACGAACTCTTCATCGGCAACCGCATCTTCAAGCAGCGCAACGTCGACATCGGCGTCATCTCTCTCGAAGACGCCTGGAAATGGGGCTTCTCGGGGGTGATGGTGCGCGGCTCGGGCGCCGCCTGGGATCTGCGCAAGGCGCAGCCTTACGAATGCTACGAGGAGATGGAGTTCGACATTCCGGTCGGCAAGCATGGCGATTGCTATGACCGCGCCGTGATCCGCATGGAGGAGATGCGGCAGTCGACCTCGATCATGAAGCAATGCGTCGAGAAGCTCATGCGCGCCGAAAACCGCGGCCCGGTGATGGCGCCCAATCATAAGATCACGCCGCCCTCGCGCGGCGAGATGAAGCGTTCGATGGAAGCCTTGATCCATCACTTCAAGCTCTTCACCGAAGGCTTCCACGTGCCAGAGGGCGAAGTCTACGCCGCGGTCGAAGCGCCGAAGGGCGAATTTGGCGTCTATCTCGTGTCTGACGGCGGCGACAAGCCCTATCGCTGCAAGATTCGCGCGCCGGGCTTCGCGCATCTGTCCGCCATGGATTTTCTTTGCAAGAACCACATGCTCGCCGACGTCTCGGCGATTCTGGGTTCGCTCGACATCGTGTTCGGGGAGGTCGATCGCTAA
- a CDS encoding four helix bundle protein, whose protein sequence is MRSYRDLRVWKEAMDLAVECYALTKGFPKEEIFGLTSQIRRAAASVPANIAEGYGRDSAGHYLNFLRTAQGSLKELETHLLLANRIDLVKTDVVERVLSKTEGIGKMLRALIRSIQRSSSPTAEARLPTAEAAGGRKK, encoded by the coding sequence ATCAGATCGTATCGCGATCTGAGGGTATGGAAGGAAGCGATGGACCTCGCGGTGGAATGCTACGCTTTGACCAAGGGATTTCCCAAAGAGGAGATCTTTGGCCTCACGTCGCAGATCAGGCGCGCCGCGGCTTCCGTGCCAGCCAATATCGCCGAAGGCTACGGTCGTGACAGCGCCGGTCATTATCTCAATTTCCTGCGCACGGCTCAGGGATCGTTGAAAGAATTGGAAACGCATTTGTTGCTTGCGAACCGCATCGATCTCGTCAAAACGGACGTCGTCGAGCGGGTTCTGTCCAAGACTGAAGGCATAGGGAAAATGTTGCGCGCTCTGATCCGATCCATTCAGCGGTCGTCCAGTCCGACTGCCGAAGCCCGACTGCCGACTGCCGAAGCGGCCGGAGGACGCAAAAAATGA
- a CDS encoding NADH-quinone oxidoreductase subunit C, with protein MSAELEALGAKISGALPGAVTEVKVAYGELTLTVVRDRWLEVAAHLRDSPDCLFACFIDVTAADYPQRAERFAVVAHFLSPKFNRRIRIKTPASEETPVASLVTLYPGADWFERETYDLFGVIFSGHPDLRRIMTDYGFDGHPLRKDFPMTGFVEVRYDDEQKRVVYEPVRLSQEYRNFDFLSPWEGVQYDLPGDEKARGQS; from the coding sequence ATGTCGGCTGAGTTGGAAGCTCTCGGCGCTAAAATCAGCGGCGCCTTGCCCGGCGCGGTGACGGAGGTGAAGGTCGCCTATGGCGAACTTACGCTGACCGTCGTGCGCGACCGCTGGCTCGAGGTCGCCGCCCATCTGCGCGACAGCCCCGACTGCCTTTTCGCGTGCTTCATCGACGTGACGGCGGCGGATTACCCGCAGCGGGCCGAGCGCTTCGCTGTCGTCGCGCATTTCCTCTCGCCTAAATTCAACCGCCGTATCCGCATCAAGACGCCGGCGTCGGAAGAAACGCCTGTCGCCTCGCTCGTCACGCTCTATCCCGGCGCGGACTGGTTCGAGCGCGAAACTTACGATCTCTTCGGCGTGATCTTTTCCGGCCATCCCGATCTGCGCCGCATCATGACCGACTATGGCTTCGACGGTCATCCGCTGCGCAAGGACTTCCCGATGACGGGCTTCGTCGAGGTGCGCTACGACGACGAGCAGAAGCGCGTCGTCTATGAGCCGGTGCGGCTCAGCCAGGAATACCGCAACTTCGATTTCCTCTCGCCGTGGGAGGGCGTGCAATACGACCTGCCGGGGGATGAGAAGGCGAGGGGGCAGTCGTGA
- a CDS encoding NuoB/complex I 20 kDa subunit family protein: protein MGLIEKEGARQTLIAPQAKGLIDPRTGKPVGSDDPFFLHLNDELADKGFFVTATDDVINWARTGSLMWMTFGLACCAVEMIQAAMPRYDLERFGFAPRASPRQSDCIIIAGTLTNKMAPAMRKVYDQMPEPRYVISMGSCANGGGYYHYSYSVVRGCDRIIPVDIYVPGCPPSAEALVYGMLLLQKKIRRTGTIER, encoded by the coding sequence ATGGGACTGATCGAGAAGGAAGGCGCGCGCCAGACTCTGATCGCGCCGCAGGCCAAAGGGCTGATCGATCCGCGCACAGGCAAGCCTGTCGGCTCGGACGACCCGTTCTTTCTGCATCTCAACGACGAACTCGCCGACAAGGGATTTTTCGTCACCGCGACAGACGACGTCATCAATTGGGCGCGCACCGGCTCGCTGATGTGGATGACCTTTGGCCTCGCCTGCTGCGCCGTCGAGATGATCCAGGCGGCGATGCCGCGCTATGATCTGGAGCGCTTCGGTTTTGCGCCGCGCGCAAGCCCGCGCCAGTCCGACTGCATCATCATCGCCGGCACGCTGACGAACAAGATGGCGCCCGCGATGCGCAAGGTCTACGACCAGATGCCGGAGCCGCGTTACGTGATCTCGATGGGCTCCTGCGCCAACGGCGGCGGCTACTACCACTATTCCTATTCGGTGGTGCGCGGCTGCGATCGCATCATTCCGGTCGACATCTACGTGCCGGGATGCCCGCCTTCGGCGGAGGCGCTCGTCTACGGCATGCTGCTGTTGCAGAAGAAAATCCGGCGCACGGGCACGATCGAGCGCTAA
- a CDS encoding NADH-quinone oxidoreductase subunit A, whose amino-acid sequence MPLLEQYLPLVIFIALSAVIAGALLVAPFLLAFKAPDPEKLSAYECGFNPFNDARMKFDVRFYLVSLLFIVFDLEVAFLFPWAVAFKEAGAFGFWSMMAFLGVLTVGFVYEWRKGALEWD is encoded by the coding sequence ATGCCGCTGCTCGAACAATATCTGCCGCTGGTGATCTTCATCGCCCTTTCGGCCGTGATTGCCGGCGCATTGCTCGTTGCGCCCTTCCTGCTCGCGTTCAAGGCGCCGGACCCCGAAAAGCTCTCCGCCTATGAGTGCGGCTTCAATCCCTTCAATGACGCGCGCATGAAATTCGACGTGCGCTTCTATCTCGTCTCTCTGCTTTTCATCGTCTTCGATCTTGAAGTGGCCTTTCTCTTTCCCTGGGCGGTGGCCTTCAAGGAAGCGGGCGCCTTCGGCTTCTGGTCGATGATGGCCTTCCTTGGCGTGCTCACCGTCGGCTTCGTCTACGAGTGGCGCAAGGGAGCTCTGGAATGGGACTGA
- a CDS encoding ATP12 family chaperone protein, protein MSKESTGLDADFFVSGGERDPVKAAREPARPLPKRFYKEAVAAPAEGGYGIFLDGRPVNTPARRPLVAPSQPLAEAIAAEWAKQGETIDPATMPLTKLMNTALDGVAAQMAEVEAEVAKYAASDLICYRAGAPEGLAAAQSLAWDPLVAFAREKLGAKLALAEGVIFIEQPQEALDAFARAVRDYVGEGAGAPLRLAALHVMTTLSGSAVLALAAARHEIDAGKAWEAANVDEDWQMRAWGEDADAMARRSVRFQEFEAAATVARHSTPD, encoded by the coding sequence ATGTCAAAGGAGTCGACCGGCCTCGACGCCGATTTCTTCGTTTCAGGGGGAGAGCGCGACCCTGTAAAGGCCGCGCGCGAACCGGCGCGTCCCTTACCAAAGCGCTTCTATAAGGAGGCGGTCGCGGCGCCCGCCGAGGGCGGCTACGGGATTTTCCTCGACGGTCGGCCGGTCAACACGCCGGCAAGGCGTCCGCTGGTCGCGCCGTCACAGCCGCTGGCGGAAGCGATCGCCGCCGAATGGGCGAAGCAGGGCGAAACGATCGATCCGGCGACGATGCCGCTCACCAAGCTTATGAACACAGCGCTCGACGGCGTGGCGGCGCAAATGGCCGAAGTCGAAGCTGAGGTCGCCAAATACGCCGCCTCCGACCTCATCTGCTACCGCGCCGGGGCGCCGGAGGGCCTGGCCGCCGCACAATCCTTGGCCTGGGACCCGCTCGTCGCCTTCGCGCGCGAAAAGCTTGGCGCCAAGCTCGCGCTCGCCGAAGGCGTGATATTCATCGAACAGCCGCAGGAGGCGCTCGACGCGTTTGCGCGCGCCGTGCGCGATTATGTGGGGGAGGGCGCAGGCGCGCCGCTCAGGCTCGCCGCGCTGCACGTCATGACGACGCTATCAGGCTCCGCGGTCCTTGCGCTTGCAGCCGCCCGACACGAAATAGACGCGGGCAAGGCCTGGGAGGCGGCCAATGTCGACGAAGACTGGCAGATGCGCGCCTGGGGCGAAGACGCCGACGCGATGGCCAGACGGTCCGTGCGCTTTCAGGAGTTCGAAGCGGCGGCGACTGTGGCGCGCCATTCCACTCCTGACTGA